One Glycine soja cultivar W05 chromosome 7, ASM419377v2, whole genome shotgun sequence genomic window, CCTTTACCAAGGAATGTAATCACATACCTCCTTTTCCTGATGCGCATAAGGAAACATGTTTATACGCTGTTGGCTTCCTTTCCCAAATTAACGATTTTGAAGAAGAAGGAAATTCTAATCGCTGCTTTTGGGTGGTGGTTGTGAGATCCTCTATGAGAATGAAATATGAGTTTGAAGTGGAGGTTTTTTATTCGGGGACAAGAACATGGAGACAAATATTGATGAGTTGTGTGGATGGTTTTGCTTTTGCTCCTCATTGGTTTCTCAGTTTTGCATTTGAAGGGTACCTATATTTCATGGGAAGCAGGAGTATTCTTGTGTTGGATCCCATTTTCATGATTTGTACTACCATTGATTACCCTGAAAATGCTGATGCTATGAATATAATGAGCTTTGGGTACCTTGGATGCTCTGGTGGGACTATGAGGATTGCTGATATTGgcaataatgatttgagagtgTGGGAACTATTGATCCCTGGAACATGGCATTTGGTGCACAGGACCAATCTCAATCTCATGGAACATCTTCCCACCAGGTTCTGCAGTAATTATTGTAAGCGCGTAGGGGGGTTTCATCCCTATGATGGGGACATTGTTTATTTGCATTCCTATGTTGATGGGATTTACGCTATAAACCTGGGGACTAACAAAGTTGTGCCTATTTCTGGTTATGACAAATTTGATATTAGTCCCTTTCAATTGGAGCTCTCTTCAATTCCATTGGCAGACAATGATGGTAAGTAATTGAAAGCTCCCACCTCTAATTTGCTGTTTTGAGCATGTTATTGTACTTTCTTGCAGACAGGAGATAGATTTATGTCACTGTTCTATTAGTAAAGACACACACATCCGAGTGACACCTCTGCACCACAAACTTATTAGGATCCAAACCTATTTGTTATTAAAGAGATTGaatatgtttaaatatttcTGCAATAGATATTACATTTCAatctaattgattttgatttcatatttatagagttcattttaagataattaatttgtgATATTCTTACATTTAGATTGTATTTggttttagaaattttattttcattatgtcGGTCTATAAACTTTAATAGTGGACATTATATAGTTTATCGAGCAATATACTAAATTATATAGTTTTCTTCCCTCTCAAATTCTTCATCGTAGTGTCACTCGAAACGGACTTAGTGATGTTATAACACGCTTGATCAAACAATTGCCAGTATGCAGCCGAAAGAAACAACAAAAGATACGAACGAAATTCGGGGACCAGATagagcataaaaaataaatatggccAAGGATGATTatttgagagattaaaagcCACGAGCTTTATAGGATT contains:
- the LOC114418043 gene encoding uncharacterized protein LOC114418043, whose protein sequence is MRKSTSNRFTRGWGYFVYDPFTKECNHIPPFPDAHKETCLYAVGFLSQINDFEEEGNSNRCFWVVVVRSSMRMKYEFEVEVFYSGTRTWRQILMSCVDGFAFAPHWFLSFAFEGYLYFMGSRSILVLDPIFMICTTIDYPENADAMNIMSFGYLGCSGGTMRIADIGNNDLRVWELLIPGTWHLVHRTNLNLMEHLPTRFCSNYCKRVGGFHPYDGDIVYLHSYVDGIYAINLGTNKVVPISGYDKFDISPFQLELSSIPLADNDGK